A region of Lycium barbarum isolate Lr01 chromosome 3, ASM1917538v2, whole genome shotgun sequence DNA encodes the following proteins:
- the LOC132633761 gene encoding uncharacterized protein LOC132633761, whose amino-acid sequence MHGNTLRFGIREYALVTGSKCYEDDNTVYDEPEVNRLLKEYFPRYGKESITRESLLDHFKQKGWKSDEDALKMAILVFIHHFLFSDANKHSILKKDFDIVESGQCQRYAWGIKVFEDMFRTIMDKLRAKLMMYRLGGLPLAFQVWFYECCSTVDKTLLVLSIVCNTSLTGKSKKI is encoded by the coding sequence ATGCATGGTAATACCTTGCGGTTCGGCATCAGAGAATATGCTTTGGTTACTGGGTCGAAGTGTTACGAAGATGATAACACTGTGTATGATGAGCCAGAAGTCAACAGGTTACTGAAAGAGTATTTTCCCAGATATGGAAAAGAATCAATAACAAGGGAGAGTTTGCTTGATCACTTCAAGCAAAAGGGTTGGAAGTCAGATGAGGATGCGCTCAAAATGGCCATACTAGTATTCATCCACCATTTCCTTTTCTCTGATGCTAATAAGCATAGCATATTAAAAAAGGATTTTGATATAGTTGAGAGTGGTCAGTGTCAGAGGTATGCATGGGGCATAAAAGTATTTGAAGACATGTTCAGAACAATTATGGATAAATTGCGTGCCAAGTTGATGATGTACAGGCTCGGAGGTTTGCCACTTGCATTCCAAGTATGGTTTTATGAGTGCTGCTCCACGGTTGACAAAACTCTTCTTGTGTTGTCAATAGTGTGCAACACATCCTTAACTGGAAAGTCAAAGAAGATCTGA
- the LOC132630389 gene encoding pentatricopeptide repeat-containing protein At5g16420, mitochondrial-like, with protein sequence MADGGDHTGRNYGIASKPTLALKTFLRIEKFGVQRSFNALLNALVHHKEYDLVYALFKNCQKKLDIVPSVFTCNILLNALCKKGDIDSAIKVLDEIPVMGIVPNMVSYTTTILACYVTLGNLVGAKRMFDEIVDRGWLLDATTYTILMAMDQASSNSEREEMGSRVRLYGTGRIILIEIG encoded by the exons ATGGCAGACGGCGGCGACCACACTGGCAG GAACTATGGGATTGCTAGTAAGCCTACATTGGCACTTAAGACCTTTTTAAGAATTGAGAAGTTTGGTGTTCAAAGGTCATTTAATGCTTTGTTGAATGCGTTAGTACATCATAAAGAGTATGATTTAGTTTATGCTTTGTTTAAGAATTGCCAGAAGAAGTTGGATATAGTGCCTAGTGTGTTTACTTGTAATATCTTGTTGAATGCTTTGTGTAAGAAAGGCGATATTGATAGTGCGATTAAGGTTCTTGATGAGATACCTGTGATGGGAATAGTTCCCAATATGGTTAGCTACACGACGACGATTCTGGCTTGTTATGTGACACTTGGTAATTTGGTGGGTGCGAAGAGAATGTTTGATGAAATTGTGGATAGAGGGTGGTTGCTTGATGCGACGACGTATACTATCTTGATGGCTATGGATCAAGCAAGTAGCAATAGTGAGCGAGAAGAGATGGGGTCACGGGTCAGGTTATACGGGACTGGTCGGATCATTTTAATTGAAATTGGGTaa
- the LOC132633762 gene encoding filament-like plant protein 3, which translates to MFSYFNTCNFCYLEQDPLKETPDNDSQSPEVTSKAATIGHEAKESPKKLIEKLSAALVNVSAKEDLVKQHAKVAEEAVAGWEKSENEVAVLKQQLEAAEQ; encoded by the exons ATGTTTTCTTACTTCAACACTTGCaatttctgctatttggagcAGGATCCATTAAAAGAAACTCCAGATAATGACAGCCAATCACCGGAAGTAACCTCAAAAGCTGCAACTATTGGGCATGAAGCCAAGGAAAGTCCAAAGAAGCTGATAGAGAAGTTATCAGCTGCTCTAGTTAATGTTAGTGCAAAAGAAGACTTAGTTAAGCAGCATGCTAAAGTGGCAGAAGAAGCCGTTGCAG GTTGGGAAAAGTCAGAAAATGAGGTTGCAGTTCTAAAGCAGCAACTTGAGGCAGCTGAGCAGTAG
- the LOC132633763 gene encoding uncharacterized protein LOC132633763, whose product MPAKQTKSSVKENEGVTGGVANEEVTGGEANEGVTGGVFGAMETPVVNDSNTRYDNELTDEVLAKLNMSQIVLHRQHAKKEDMTPEELAQKKFPAKCVSSPFVVDFGSDISGTSNSAPKCISEETYPFVNNIDEFDPYSPEGEHLLSLLMMG is encoded by the exons ATGCCTGCTAAGCAAACTAAGTCAAGTGTCAAGGAAAATGAGGGAGTTACTGGTGGTGTGGCAAATGAGGAAGTTACTGGTGGTGAGGCAAATGAGGGAGTTACTGGTGGTGTTTTTG GGGCAATGGAAACACCTGTTGTGAATGATTCAAACACGCGGTATGACAATGAACTCACTGATGAAGTTTTGGCCAAGTTAAACATGTCTCAAATTGTGCTTCATAGGCAACATGCCAAAAAAGAAGACATGACACCCGAAGAATTGGCTCAGAAAAAGTTTCCAGCAAAATGTGTTTCATCTCCATTTGTGGTAGATTTTGGTTCTGATATAAGTGGCACATCAAACTCAGCGCCCAAGTGCATTTCTGAGGAGACGTATCCTTTTGTGAACAACATTGATGAGTTTGATCCCTATTCACCTGAGGGAGAACATTTGCTGAGTTTGTTGATGATGGGATGA